AGGCAGAATTCCGGACGGTTGGTTGGGTTGTTCCCGGTAGAGGATACTGCCGGTAAGGTTAAACACCCGCAACTCTAAGGCAGCACCCGATGAAATACGGTCTGCCTGCCAGAATATGTTTTGGTTTGCCGAAACAGGATTTGGATAGAGCGACAAAGTGGGCAGGTTGGACTTAGGTGTATCTATGCCGGTGGCGACATCAATTAGTGTGCAAAGGGTATCGTTTCCGCAGGGGTTGGTGGCGACGAGGCAAAGGTTGTAGGTTCCGGGATTGGGATAGGTGTAAACGGGCATTGCAGTTTGGGCAGTATCCGAATTTCCGAACAGCCAGGTATATTCATGGGCACCTGTGGAGGTGTTGCTTTCTATGTTCAGGGTGTAATTGTCTAAGGAATGGGTAAAAGCTGCCTGCGGACGGCAATTGCCGGTGGAATCCATTTTTACGAAGAAGGGGTAGGCCTCATAATTAGGGGAGGTAATGTGTACTGCCACGCCACCTACTAGATAACCCCCATCAGATGTTTTCATGATGGTTCTACCTACTGTCTGGTAATTTTGTATCCCAATATAGTCAGACTGCCATTGCAGGTTGCCATTGTTGTCTGTTTTGACAACCCAAAGCTTCTCGAATAAATAAGTTCTTCCTACTGTAATATAGCCGTCCGTACCTGTGCTGATGATGTTATTAAAACCATACTCGTATGGATTCACTGGTGGAATAGTAGTTTGATACGCTTTACTCCAAATCATATTGCCGTTCAGGTCAACTTTTATTACAACGCGATTTCCCGTGGTAACGATATAGCCGTCTCCCTCGTTGGCGTGAATAATGCTTCGGGTTTCCGGATAATAACCAAGACAAGTTTGGCTTATTGAGCCACTGTTGTGAACTTTGATAAAGCATGAATGACAATCATTACATTGAGCAAAAACCATCCAGCCGTTTCCGTCCAATAAAGGAACTATATCGTTATTTTCACCTGCTGCCCAGTCATCAAGGGTTTGTACCGGAAGTATTAGATAATTAAGAAAACTTGAGTATGTTCCGGTGAAACTGTTTACAGACCATGTACAATTATAATTCATAGGAATATCAGCATCGCCCAGAAGTTGAAAAGTTAAACCAGAATAAACGACATTGTCGCCGGTACCATTTATGGATTCACAAATACCAAAGAAAAGAGAGGACAAAACTGATTCGGGAATTTCCCATTCTAATTCAAGATTGAGGTTTAGTTTCTTTACCCCAAACATATACCCTCCGTCTGTTGTCCGTACACCATGACCTCCTGCATGATTACTTGTTAAAAGCGTATCTCCGGTTTCAGAATTTAAGATGACAATGCCCGGATATCTGCCAGAACTCAAAAAGTTCCCGTCATCCATTTCGAATAAATCAAAAACTTTTGTATCGTAATAGGACGAAGCATTTGATTTGAAATAGCTCACCCACCCTTGTGAAAATACAAATTGCGGGCAGATCAGAACAGCCAACAAAGAGATTGAAATTTTTTTCATGGTATTGTTATTATGGGTTTATGAACCAAAAAGGTTTCCATACGGCATTTATTGAGGCAGAAGGAGTTTCGGGGTCGAATATGAACGCCTCTGTACATATCCATGCTACATTGTCGCGTTCTAAGTTATTAGCTGTTTCACCTAAATAAAGAGGGCTCCTATTAAAATGTATATCGCCTATATTGCCGATAATTTTTTGTAAATATGGAGGAGAACCATAAACAGTCCCATTTACATGTACATCTTCTTCTACGGGCTTACCAGGCCCCACCGTTACTCTGATTTTCTTTTCCCCTTCTTCATCATTTTTGCTCAACAGGATGGGGTTAAAAAAGTAGGGCATTCCGGGCGGTATTTCATTTCCAGTAAAAAAACCGGAAAGCGATAAAGCCCTGCCGGCATCAGCATTGGCTTCGGAGAAAACATAATAGGGGCTGTTGCCCGTTCCGGTAACTTTATTTAGCAATTCTTTTACCGACAAAGCCCATTGTCGGGAGTTGGTATGTCCAAATCCGAAGATATCAACAGGGTCTTTTGGTCCTGCCTCGAAAAACACGCCTGCACCGCCCCATACTCCATCTTCCGGGTCGGGGTCTATGCCGGTCGAGTTTCTGAACCTGACCACCTGATTGTATAACGGAAAAATACCCCCTTGTTGGAGAATGGATGCCCCGTTCCGCCAATCACCATCGGGGTAGTAGTTGGGTGTCTGTTCCGAACTGCCCCCTATCCATTGAGTGGGGGTTTCGAGTTTTATGATGCCCTCCCCCGTGCAGCCGAGAAACAGGTTGCGGTTTACATCGCTAAGTACCCCCGCCGTATAGGCACCGGTTTCGTTGCCTTCGCTGTGGCAGCCGATATAGGTGTTCCCCAATGCACTGTTGTCATATATGCCCCATCCTCTGTTTCGGTTGGTAGTCAGCCCCACTATGGTAGAAGCATTGGAATCGATACCGGCAATATAAAGCCCGTTTCTTTTGCATTTGAAAATCCGGGTATTGTAAAACTGACTGACATTGGCATTGGTATAAACATGTCTGGGGTAGGCATTGTGGATATTGTCGCAAGCATAAATATAAAACACCTCTGAAACGGCATGAGCGCCGCTATCATAAGTAGCTTTTATCCGGATCGGTATTTCTCCGTAGGGGAAAGAGGCGGTATCTGCAAACAGATGAAATTCGACCGAACCTGCGGTAGTCGGGTCAGGAGGAGGGTCTCCGAAATCTACCTGCAAAAACGGAAGCAGCAATGCTGCAAAATCCTCTCCCCCGATCAGTATTTCAATTTGCAGGTTTTCTAATACGGTTCCATCGGGAAGTAAAGTATTGTTGGTAGTTCTTAAAAAATTAACGTCAAGATCGGTTTTCAGGTTCTTTGAGATATATGGGATAGGGTCTAATTCAAAATAGTTTAAAAACCGGAAATCAATGTAGTTGACCGGCAATAGATCTTCGGGGGCGGGGTGTGTTGATTTTCTTCATGTTGAATATCGGGCGGGTTGGCAATGAAAATTCCGTCAATCTGGTAGAACAACCCCCATATTCTTTGACCTTCTAAAAAGATTTTTTTGGAATTAGTGCCCACCACTCTGATGCCATCGCCCGGAAATCCGCTGATTGTACAGTTATTGACTGCTGCCCGCTTATGAAACATCATTCCGTGTCCGAAACCAAAATCGGGATTATATGGGTTTTCGTAGCTTTGGGAGGTGTTGGCATAAATCAAAGAGAAATCCTCTAAAGTAGGTTCGGCATTGGTGGTGAATGGCGCATCCAAAAAATCGGCAACATCAAAACCGGAAGACAAGACAAAATTGATGTCGGGCGATATGGGCAATGTTGGGTGGTTTAGAAACAAACCGGTACCTAAGTTACCACCTTCATAATTTGCATGAACAATCAATCCGTCTGCCGGCAATAACAGATTACTGTCAAAGGGGTGGGGAGCAAACGGGGCATTCACAATCAGAAAGGTGTTGTTAGGACCTGCCCCTCTGATGATGGGAGCACCGAAAATCTGAAGTGTGTTGCTGAAATGGTAGTATCCAGGCGGAATATATATTACCCCCCCCCCCATATATGTTGTTTTTCAGAGACAATTGTGCTTCATAAAAGCCGGCAGCCAGTCGCCGTTTGACGTATTGGGTGCGCCGGGCATTGTGGTGATATCAACAAACATAAGGAGGCAGATTTATTTAGGGTAATATGTTACAACTCTGCAAATATACCTTTTATTTTTGAAAACAAAATTTTTGGTAAGATTTTTTTATTTTTTTTGAAAATGTTTTTGAATCCAACATGGCTGCCACACATTAAAAAAAAGAAGGGAGGCGATATCTTTGTAATTTTGCGAATTGCAAACCCAAAATCAAAGTATATGCCTCCCAACATTCTGCCTTTAGAGTTATATAAAGACATCCTGTCAGTAGCAAAGATATTACAATTAAGGGATTTTCTGTACTGTTTTATGTGTATTCGATATGGAGTAAGTGTACGGAGTTTATGCCGCTATAGTAACTACTCTGTTCGCACTTGGTTTCGTTTTATGTCAGAGGACT
This is a stretch of genomic DNA from Sphingobacteriales bacterium. It encodes these proteins:
- a CDS encoding T9SS type A sorting domain-containing protein, with translation MKKISISLLAVLICPQFVFSQGWVSYFKSNASSYYDTKVFDLFEMDDGNFLSSGRYPGIVILNSETGDTLLTSNHAGGHGVRTTDGGYMFGVKKLNLNLELEWEIPESVLSSLFFGICESINGTGDNVVYSGLTFQLLGDADIPMNYNCTWSVNSFTGTYSSFLNYLILPVQTLDDWAAGENNDIVPLLDGNGWMVFAQCNDCHSCFIKVHNSGSISQTCLGYYPETRSIIHANEGDGYIVTTGNRVVIKVDLNGNMIWSKAYQTTIPPVNPYEYGFNNIISTGTDGYITVGRTYLFEKLWVVKTDNNGNLQWQSDYIGIQNYQTVGRTIMKTSDGGYLVGGVAVHITSPNYEAYPFFVKMDSTGNCRPQAAFTHSLDNYTLNIESNTSTGAHEYTWLFGNSDTAQTAMPVYTYPNPGTYNLCLVATNPCGNDTLCTLIDVATGIDTPKSNLPTLSLYPNPVSANQNIFWQADRISSGAALELRVFNLTGSILYREQPNQPSGILPSHTWPPGLYFLQLITPNSQTTIRLVVSGE